One segment of Synergistaceae bacterium DNA contains the following:
- a CDS encoding (2Fe-2S)-binding protein codes for MELIQKHPILEFKHGREVTFSFDGKELKGFEGEPIAMALHANGVHIYRVTPEMKRPRGFFCAIGKCSSCFMVVDGVPNIRTCVTPLEAGMKVETQHGKGLVPMETK; via the coding sequence ATGGAACTGATACAGAAGCACCCGATACTGGAATTTAAACATGGCAGAGAAGTGACATTCAGCTTCGACGGTAAGGAGCTCAAAGGATTCGAGGGGGAGCCGATAGCGATGGCACTTCACGCGAACGGGGTACACATCTACAGGGTAACGCCTGAGATGAAACGCCCGCGCGGCTTCTTCTGTGCGATAGGCAAATGCAGCTCATGCTTCATGGTGGTTGACGGAGTTCCGAACATAAGGACCTGCGTCACGCCTCTTGAAGCGGGCATGAAAGTCGAGACCCAGCACGGCAAGGGGCTCGTACCCATGGAAACGAAATAA